In one Vagococcus entomophilus genomic region, the following are encoded:
- a CDS encoding CHAP domain-containing protein, with protein MLKRKLLLFTAFIVTLFIPLAFIHTNQAFAQSIDPLSNKKMSFISSKQTAHINGVYNVSSLEQQSNGNWYVVDNSIAIAPIDYNNYIPVGPLTTTDKTGKPLADQTLHKGSYFIFGKSEFAVTYLDDTNVCLTIGGEPVWLSRKALGNRLVISDTPTPDPDPDLAKIKEAGINGFNTGGWSYPAQQCTSFVAGILAYKGISIDQFNYLGNGSDWAANAKARGIKVDMTPVAGAVVSFKGVPPYYTPPYGHVAYITAVNSNGTFHIYEGNWSGTSFHERDVSMDDAVAGIVHF; from the coding sequence ATGTTAAAGAGGAAATTATTACTATTTACCGCTTTTATCGTCACATTGTTCATTCCACTAGCATTTATTCACACAAATCAAGCTTTTGCCCAGTCTATTGATCCCCTCTCAAATAAAAAAATGAGTTTCATTTCAAGCAAACAAACCGCTCATATCAATGGGGTTTATAATGTGAGTAGTTTAGAGCAACAATCGAATGGAAATTGGTATGTGGTGGATAACAGCATTGCAATTGCACCAATCGACTATAATAATTATATCCCAGTGGGTCCGTTAACAACAACTGACAAAACGGGCAAACCGTTAGCTGATCAAACATTACATAAAGGTTCTTATTTTATTTTTGGGAAAAGCGAATTTGCAGTTACTTATCTTGATGATACTAACGTTTGCTTAACCATTGGTGGGGAACCAGTTTGGCTTAGTCGAAAAGCTTTGGGTAATAGATTGGTGATTTCTGATACTCCAACACCAGACCCAGATCCAGACTTAGCAAAAATCAAAGAAGCAGGTATTAATGGCTTTAATACTGGTGGTTGGAGCTATCCAGCACAGCAATGTACAAGTTTTGTTGCTGGAATTTTAGCTTACAAAGGCATTAGCATTGACCAATTCAACTATTTAGGAAACGGTTCAGATTGGGCTGCAAATGCTAAGGCACGGGGGATCAAAGTGGATATGACTCCGGTAGCTGGAGCTGTCGTTTCGTTCAAAGGAGTTCCTCCTTACTATACTCCTCCATATGGTCATGTCGCTTACATAACTGCTGTTAATTCAAATGGAACTTTCCATATTTATGAAGGAAACTGGTCAGGAACTTCATTCCACGAACGAGATGTTTCTATGGATGATGCGGTTGCTGGAATTGTTCATTTCTAA